The following proteins come from a genomic window of Sorex araneus isolate mSorAra2 chromosome 1, mSorAra2.pri, whole genome shotgun sequence:
- the PRKAA1 gene encoding 5'-AMP-activated protein kinase catalytic subunit alpha-1 isoform X3 yields MLQVDPMKRATIRDIREHEWFKQDLPKYLFPEDPSYSSTMIDDEALKEVCEKFECSEEEVLSCLYNRNHQDPLAVAYHLIIDNRRIMNEAKDFYLATSPPDSFLDDHHLTRPHPERVPFLVAETPRARHTLDELNPQKSKHQGVRKAKWHLGIRSQSRPNDIMAEVCRAIKQLDYEWKVVNPYYLRVRRKNPVTSTYSKMSLQLYQVDSRTYLLDFRSIDDEITEAKSGTATPQRSGSVSNYRSCQRNDSDAETQGKSSEVSLTSSVTSLDSSPVDLTPRPGSHTIEFFEMCANLIKILAQ; encoded by the exons ATGCTGCAGGTGGACCCCATGAAGAGGGCCACAATCAGAGATATCAG GGAACATGAATGGTTTAAACAGGACCTTCCCAAATACCTCTTTCCTGAGGATCCATCGTACAGTTCAACCATGATTGATGATGAAGCCTTAAAAGAAGTATGCGAAAAATTTGAATGTTCAGAAGAGGAGGTTCTTAGCTGCCTTTACAACAGAAATCACCAGGACCCTTTGGCCGTTGCCTACCACCTCATAATAGATAACAGGAGAATAATGAACGAGGCCAAAGATTTTTATTTGGCGACAAGCCCACCGGATTCTTTTCTTGATGATCACCATTTGACTCGGCCCCATCCTGAAAGAGTCCCATTCTTGGTTGCTGAAACACCAAGGGCTCGCCACACCCTAGATGAATTAAATCCACAGAAGTCCAAACACCAAGGAGTCAGGAAAGCAAAATGGCATTTGGGAATTAGAAGTCAAAGTCGGCCAAATGATATCATGGCAGAAGTTTGTAGAGCAATCAAACAACTGGATTATGAATGGAAG GTTGTAAATCCATACTATTTGCGTGTTCGAAGGAAGAATCCTGTGACAAGTACATATTCCAAGATGAGTCTACAGTTATACCAAGTGGATAGCAGAACATACTTACTGGATTTCCGTAGTATTGATG ATGAAATTACTGAAGCCAAATCAGGGACTGCTACTCCACAGAGATCGGGATCAGTTAGCAACTATCGATCTTGCCAAAGGAATGATTCAGATGCTGAGACTCAAGGAAAAAGCTCAGAAGTTTCTCTTACCTCATCCGTGACATCACTTGACTCTTCTCCTGTTGACTTAACTCCAAGACCTGGAAGCCACACAATAGAGTTTTTTGAGATGTGTGCAAATCTAATTAAAATTCTTGCACAGTAA
- the PRKAA1 gene encoding 5'-AMP-activated protein kinase catalytic subunit alpha-1 isoform X2, with the protein MVVHRDLKPENVLLDAHMNAKIADFGLSNMMSDGEFLRTSCGSPNYAAPEVISGRLYAGPEVDIWSSGVILYALLCGTLPFDDDHVPTLFKKICDGIFYTPQYLNPSVISLLKHMLQVDPMKRATIRDIREHEWFKQDLPKYLFPEDPSYSSTMIDDEALKEVCEKFECSEEEVLSCLYNRNHQDPLAVAYHLIIDNRRIMNEAKDFYLATSPPDSFLDDHHLTRPHPERVPFLVAETPRARHTLDELNPQKSKHQGVRKAKWHLGIRSQSRPNDIMAEVCRAIKQLDYEWKVVNPYYLRVRRKNPVTSTYSKMSLQLYQVDSRTYLLDFRSIDDEITEAKSGTATPQRSGSVSNYRSCQRNDSDAETQGKSSEVSLTSSVTSLDSSPVDLTPRPGSHTIEFFEMCANLIKILAQ; encoded by the exons ATGGTGGTCCACAGAGATCTCAAACCTGAAAATGTCCTGCTTGATGCACACATGAATGCAAAGATAGCTGATTTTG GTCTTTCAAACATGATGTCAGATGGTGAATTTTTAAGAACCAGTTGTGGCTCACCCAACTATGCtgcaccagaagtaatttcaggAAG ATTGTATGCAGGTCCAGAGGTAGATATATGGAGCAGTGGTGTTATTCTTTATGCTTTATTATGTGGAACCCTTCCATTTGATGACGATCATGTGCCAACTCTTTTCAAGAAGATCTGTGATGGGATCTTTTACACCCCTCAGTATTTAAATCCTTCTGTGATTAGCCTTCTGAAACATATGCTGCAGGTGGACCCCATGAAGAGGGCCACAATCAGAGATATCAG GGAACATGAATGGTTTAAACAGGACCTTCCCAAATACCTCTTTCCTGAGGATCCATCGTACAGTTCAACCATGATTGATGATGAAGCCTTAAAAGAAGTATGCGAAAAATTTGAATGTTCAGAAGAGGAGGTTCTTAGCTGCCTTTACAACAGAAATCACCAGGACCCTTTGGCCGTTGCCTACCACCTCATAATAGATAACAGGAGAATAATGAACGAGGCCAAAGATTTTTATTTGGCGACAAGCCCACCGGATTCTTTTCTTGATGATCACCATTTGACTCGGCCCCATCCTGAAAGAGTCCCATTCTTGGTTGCTGAAACACCAAGGGCTCGCCACACCCTAGATGAATTAAATCCACAGAAGTCCAAACACCAAGGAGTCAGGAAAGCAAAATGGCATTTGGGAATTAGAAGTCAAAGTCGGCCAAATGATATCATGGCAGAAGTTTGTAGAGCAATCAAACAACTGGATTATGAATGGAAG GTTGTAAATCCATACTATTTGCGTGTTCGAAGGAAGAATCCTGTGACAAGTACATATTCCAAGATGAGTCTACAGTTATACCAAGTGGATAGCAGAACATACTTACTGGATTTCCGTAGTATTGATG ATGAAATTACTGAAGCCAAATCAGGGACTGCTACTCCACAGAGATCGGGATCAGTTAGCAACTATCGATCTTGCCAAAGGAATGATTCAGATGCTGAGACTCAAGGAAAAAGCTCAGAAGTTTCTCTTACCTCATCCGTGACATCACTTGACTCTTCTCCTGTTGACTTAACTCCAAGACCTGGAAGCCACACAATAGAGTTTTTTGAGATGTGTGCAAATCTAATTAAAATTCTTGCACAGTAA
- the PRKAA1 gene encoding 5'-AMP-activated protein kinase catalytic subunit alpha-1 isoform X1: protein MRRLSSWRKMAAAEKQKHDGRVKIGHYILGDTLGVGTFGKVKVGKHELTGHKVAVKILNRQKIRSLDVVGKIRREIQNLKLFRHPHIIKLYQVISTPSDIFMVMEYVSGGELFDYICKNGRLDEKESRRLFQQILSGVDYCHRHMVVHRDLKPENVLLDAHMNAKIADFGLSNMMSDGEFLRTSCGSPNYAAPEVISGRLYAGPEVDIWSSGVILYALLCGTLPFDDDHVPTLFKKICDGIFYTPQYLNPSVISLLKHMLQVDPMKRATIRDIREHEWFKQDLPKYLFPEDPSYSSTMIDDEALKEVCEKFECSEEEVLSCLYNRNHQDPLAVAYHLIIDNRRIMNEAKDFYLATSPPDSFLDDHHLTRPHPERVPFLVAETPRARHTLDELNPQKSKHQGVRKAKWHLGIRSQSRPNDIMAEVCRAIKQLDYEWKVVNPYYLRVRRKNPVTSTYSKMSLQLYQVDSRTYLLDFRSIDDEITEAKSGTATPQRSGSVSNYRSCQRNDSDAETQGKSSEVSLTSSVTSLDSSPVDLTPRPGSHTIEFFEMCANLIKILAQ, encoded by the exons ATGCGCAGACTCAGTTCCTGGAGAAAGATGGCGGCAGCCGAGAAGCAGAAACACGACGGGCGGGTGAAGATCGGCCACTACATCCTGGGGGACACGCTGGGGGTCGGCACGTTCGGCAAAGTCAAGG TTGGCAAACATGAATTGACTGGGCATAAAGTTGCTGTGAAGATTCTTAATCGACAGAAGATTCGTAGCCTTGATGTGGTAGGAAAGATCCGCAGAGAAATTCAGAACCTCAAGCTTTTCAGACATCCACATATAATTAAACT GTACCAGGTCATCAGTACACCATCTGATATTTTCATGGTGATGGAATATGTCTCAGGAGGAGAGCTATTTGATTATATCTGTAAAAATGGAAGG cTGGATGAAAAAGAAAGTCGCCGTCTGTTCCAGCAGATCCTTTCTGGTGTGGATTACTGCCACCGGCACATGGTGGTCCACAGAGATCTCAAACCTGAAAATGTCCTGCTTGATGCACACATGAATGCAAAGATAGCTGATTTTG GTCTTTCAAACATGATGTCAGATGGTGAATTTTTAAGAACCAGTTGTGGCTCACCCAACTATGCtgcaccagaagtaatttcaggAAG ATTGTATGCAGGTCCAGAGGTAGATATATGGAGCAGTGGTGTTATTCTTTATGCTTTATTATGTGGAACCCTTCCATTTGATGACGATCATGTGCCAACTCTTTTCAAGAAGATCTGTGATGGGATCTTTTACACCCCTCAGTATTTAAATCCTTCTGTGATTAGCCTTCTGAAACATATGCTGCAGGTGGACCCCATGAAGAGGGCCACAATCAGAGATATCAG GGAACATGAATGGTTTAAACAGGACCTTCCCAAATACCTCTTTCCTGAGGATCCATCGTACAGTTCAACCATGATTGATGATGAAGCCTTAAAAGAAGTATGCGAAAAATTTGAATGTTCAGAAGAGGAGGTTCTTAGCTGCCTTTACAACAGAAATCACCAGGACCCTTTGGCCGTTGCCTACCACCTCATAATAGATAACAGGAGAATAATGAACGAGGCCAAAGATTTTTATTTGGCGACAAGCCCACCGGATTCTTTTCTTGATGATCACCATTTGACTCGGCCCCATCCTGAAAGAGTCCCATTCTTGGTTGCTGAAACACCAAGGGCTCGCCACACCCTAGATGAATTAAATCCACAGAAGTCCAAACACCAAGGAGTCAGGAAAGCAAAATGGCATTTGGGAATTAGAAGTCAAAGTCGGCCAAATGATATCATGGCAGAAGTTTGTAGAGCAATCAAACAACTGGATTATGAATGGAAG GTTGTAAATCCATACTATTTGCGTGTTCGAAGGAAGAATCCTGTGACAAGTACATATTCCAAGATGAGTCTACAGTTATACCAAGTGGATAGCAGAACATACTTACTGGATTTCCGTAGTATTGATG ATGAAATTACTGAAGCCAAATCAGGGACTGCTACTCCACAGAGATCGGGATCAGTTAGCAACTATCGATCTTGCCAAAGGAATGATTCAGATGCTGAGACTCAAGGAAAAAGCTCAGAAGTTTCTCTTACCTCATCCGTGACATCACTTGACTCTTCTCCTGTTGACTTAACTCCAAGACCTGGAAGCCACACAATAGAGTTTTTTGAGATGTGTGCAAATCTAATTAAAATTCTTGCACAGTAA